A single window of Polyodon spathula isolate WHYD16114869_AA chromosome 2, ASM1765450v1, whole genome shotgun sequence DNA harbors:
- the LOC121306727 gene encoding C-C motif chemokine 19-like isoform X2, whose product MAPSITALFLCTFLLYCCSKAYGDSNLVVDCCLRVSNTPIPIKIVKNYKKQGQQDGCDLTAVVFTTKGNRKLCAPPREPWVNSLIDKIDKRSQLCRNHKLKNRMCLNFA is encoded by the exons ATGGCTCCCAGCATCACTGCTCTCTTCCTCTGCACCTTCCTGCTGTACTGCTGTTCCAAAG CCTATGGAGACAGCAACTTGGTTGTGGACTGCTGTCTGCGAGTGAGCAACACCCCAATCCCAATTAAAATAGTGAAGAACTACAAGAAACAAGGCCAGCAGGACGGGTGTGACCTCACAGCAGTGGT GTTTACCACAAAGGGAAACAGGAAGCTCTGTGCCCCGCCTAGAGAGCCTTGGGTGAACAGTCTGATTGACAAGATTGACAAGAGGAGCCAACTGTGTCGGAACCATAAACTGAAG aacCGGATGTGTCTCAACTTTGCTTGA
- the LOC121306727 gene encoding C-C motif chemokine 19-like isoform X1 — MAPSITALFLCTFLLYCCSKAAYGDSNLVVDCCLRVSNTPIPIKIVKNYKKQGQQDGCDLTAVVFTTKGNRKLCAPPREPWVNSLIDKIDKRSQLCRNHKLKNRMCLNFA; from the exons ATGGCTCCCAGCATCACTGCTCTCTTCCTCTGCACCTTCCTGCTGTACTGCTGTTCCAAAG CAGCCTATGGAGACAGCAACTTGGTTGTGGACTGCTGTCTGCGAGTGAGCAACACCCCAATCCCAATTAAAATAGTGAAGAACTACAAGAAACAAGGCCAGCAGGACGGGTGTGACCTCACAGCAGTGGT GTTTACCACAAAGGGAAACAGGAAGCTCTGTGCCCCGCCTAGAGAGCCTTGGGTGAACAGTCTGATTGACAAGATTGACAAGAGGAGCCAACTGTGTCGGAACCATAAACTGAAG aacCGGATGTGTCTCAACTTTGCTTGA